AGCACAAACAATAACCACAACCACCCCCTTCTTGCGTCAGCATCACAACAACGATGATATGTGCACAAAGATTTAATGACTGAAGTTCTtgcttaaataaaaagatatgatGACTGAAATACACTTCTCTGGGCTATGgaaatacaatatttaaacatatatcatTACTAACATTACTAAATGTTAGAAGAAAGCCTATACAATACAATCATTTTAGCCTCTATATCCACACACCACAACTTAATTAAAAACATGTCCTTGCATGTGTTGATCTATGCAGAAAGAATGACGTTCCAGAAGTCAGGCACAGACTTCCCCAGTGAATGTTAATCCTTATACATTCTCACAAGGAATCATGCTGCaaagaaaagatatatatgCACAGCAAAGTGCAAATTGAAAGGCAAATAGTAATTACCCTGAGTTCATTATATGCAGCATGATATTGGGGATACCTCCCTCTTGGTCCCCCAAAAGCTTCTTGCCACGTgtcaattaaaataagtatcTTTTCCCTCACATTCAAATCTGGCTGAAAAATCAAATCAGTAAGATACAATACAGCATGAATCAGTACCAGGAATgcacaaaagaagaaaagtctATCAATAgatcaaaagagaaaatagacaccttcttttttactattttaaccATTTCATGTAAGATATCACGCTCGACAATCTGCTGAAACACACTATCACCACAATTTTTGCTGAGAGTCTCAAGTGCCTggataaaaaattacaataataaacaTTAACATTGTCAGATAGTTGTTTCTATTTCATTGTGCACATAGCAAGTCACATGTATCACCTTACTGACAACATCGACAGTAATTCCCACCCTCATTTTAGACTTTCAGTAAAGATCATATGAGaagataatttaaaagaaaataattcatagtttaaattaaaaaaaattaagactttaaattaaacaaataaagaagCCATGGCTAGGAAgtttcaaaaactgaaaaattctACTTACAAAGAGAGCCAAAAGTTGTATTTTAGGATTTTTACTTCCCAGGCGCTTCTTCAATACCTTCAATGCATCTTTAGCTTGCCTGCAACACAATCAAGGATGACAACAAACTcaagaaaaaattatgcaattaaAGTTTCAGGAAGTCATCAATACACCTCAGATTACAGTATGCAAAAAGTCAGAATGCACCCACCACAGAAACACTGAGTGATAGCAGAAATGTTCTAGCTATAGAGCAGAGCTTTAACAGTGTAGTTACAATTTTTCTCAGTGGTAAAGCTATAGATCTCTTCAAATGCTTGCAACCACAATCAATTGTAATTAAGCAATTAAGCAGGAATGCTCAATTACTCGCTTCTCAACATTGGACAATGAATGAGTTCTGCCCATGTTTCCAGTTAATGaaataatacatttttcaaATGCTTGCAACCACAATCAATTGTATTTAAGCAATTGAGCACGAATGCTCAATCACTCACTGCTCAACATTTGGACTATGAATGAGTTCTGCCCATGTTTCCAGTTAATGCAATAATACATTTTTCAGGATTTTGGTTTTCTCCACAATATAAACAGATGCACCCAAACACTATTAGCTCAAAGTTATATTGGAGCTTCTCTTCAAAACCAACATCAGATTTCCTTAACAGCGCAACCAGCCATTTTATGCCTCGCCTTGCCttcaaatatcaataaatataccGAGAAGCACAATTTTTCTCACAAACATTGTCTATAGCTTTCTTCATTCAAGAAGATCACACTATGTAAATCATACAGAACCATAATCCAAAACTAATCATGCATTTTAACCCAAAGCCCACTGCACGGAGAAGAATTAGATAAGGTTTCATAAAACTTAGAAGCATGAGCAGATACAAAAATCATTCCGCTAAGATTATTCTGCTTATCACATAAACATGCACTAATTGAACAAATGAAACAGGAAAAAAGGAGACAACAATTCTTTCTATGGAACTGGCTTCAGAATCATTAGCATCAACAAATGGAATATTTGATTTTGGCCATCACTTAATTATACTCATAACTGTCACAATTCCATGAAGTCCCATATTGCAAAATGCaaaaattacagagaaaaaaataaaataaaaaagcaaaagaacAATACCCAGGATCCATGTTGATGATATCGCATAGCTCGATGTTCATCGCCCAGTCTGGACCGATTAACATGTCACTAGTGGCCCTCTCAGCACACGCCGCCGCATTATTAGCCATTGTTTAAAATTCTCTAATCACTTAGAATCCTAAAACACAATTCACCACACAATAATCAATCCTAAATTTCAATCGAAAACACGAATTTGCAGTGAAACTAACATCTtttaccaaaaaacaaaaagaatagaTCAAATTAAACCCCCAAATGCCACTAACTTAGCTCTAAACCTTATCTCCCTAAACCCAACACAAAATTCAATCATTAAACCAGATAAACAATCCATCATCTCTTAAACccatcatcaaaataaacaaaaattttgaaattttgcaaTCAAATTGATCTTACTTGAAGACAAAATCAAAACCCCAGTTGACGGAACAAGGGTTAAAAAAGACTAAAGTGGGTTAGGATCTTGAGAGAAGCTCAcctttttgaaaacccaaaaaaaaagtagagaatgagaaaaagaaatgaaagaatttttttataacaatggatggataaattataaattattagtaaGGTATTTAGAACTGGTTTAAATAATTGTTGAGATGGATtggattttaaaacatatatattaaatattattttatttaaatattttaaatattattaatataattattttttatatattttaatattatttattatattaattaaaaataaaaatatttttattttaataattaataattaataataaaatcattgtaaacttaatattaacttgataatattttaatttttaaaatgaaattgatatttaaattaatatttacatcaatattatttgaatttttattaattaataaattaaataaaataataccaataataaaaatatatattattgaaataatgtttaattacttGAGCCAAATAAAAACCCCAAACTATGATTGAAtctttaccaaaaaataaataaagaattttagaGGATGAATTGTTTGGTGgagtttaatatttattttctcaaatcaaattaatggATTTTATACCAATTTTCtcaattctaaataaaatttaaacttgttaattaattaatttatcttccCCTAACTTGCTGTGATGATAGTGTAAATGACAGACcaatagtttattttaatttggggcagaatttaaataaaattttattcttaattatttaaaaggCTTCCACTTTAATAACTTATGATAGtatgtatattgtataatatcagttttttttataaaatcgtctttattaatttgaatatatcaacattttctttaataaCACAGATTTTGCAATAATATTATATGGTCGTTTAACCCACaactttataaaataaagtacttgattatttaataaatttttttattggttagTGACGGGGAACAGGTGACCGACACCATGACATCAAATTTATTCCTAAACAATTCCtcgtatttttttataattttaatatataagttaaatatattttggaAGTTTCTAATTTTTGACTTCGCATGCTGAATGAGAAACTAATCTCAGCCGTAAACGCGTTTCGTCCCTGACCCACTGTACTGTGGAAACGGCTAAAATTTTGCCGATTTCTGCAAGTCTAAAAAGTCAACCAGGCTATGTGGGACCAACATCTCAGCTCTGGTTGTCTAGGTCATGGTCCAAGTAGCCGCTATGTTCTCTTTTCTTCACGTCACCATGTTCCATTTTTTCAACTCCGTTTACATACTTTTGTACGCCGTATTTATgttgtattaattttaaatattagatagatatatttaattttaatttaattcaaattaaaattatatttaaaacttttaatcttaatttaatttaaattatatttaaaaaaattatattccaaaggtaataaatttaaactgataaaactaaaaatatatttataaattataaatatataaacaatttatgCTAGTTTTGTATCTTTTAACACAATTCAATTTAGTTTCAGAGACAAACAcaatttaaactatattttttgcccaaaaaaattgattttaatttaacttttatatattatatcatatcaagaTAAATTTGTCATCACGAACTTCAATCCCCACACAGAGAGATattacattttatgataattcttTTAGAGTagagcttctttttttttatgtatctcAAATAATACTTTTCAACGAAGTGAAAGACTTAAATACTAAGCAATCCCAAcgaggaaaataaaattataaaaatttgaatatgtccaaaaaaaaaattataaaaaattagaataaaaatataaaacggGCAGAATAAATGACATTTACACGTAAGAGAATAAGACTGGGAGAAAAGAAAGTTGCAGATTTTCTCTAGCGAAAGTCGTTTGTTCAATTCCGTGGCAGGAAAGGATTTACAAGAAGTTTGACGTGTAGCTCTGAATTTTACCATGTTAAGAATTaggatataaataaataataataaaacgtTGAACgcttattacaaaattaccgATAACTCTAAAGTCAATCTTTTCGACACCAtatgatgataaaattaattattttattagtttatagttcaatcaatttaattaaataattaataaatttaatatattatcaaattattaaatatgttttaaataatatcaaatatttattatatttttaaaatataaaatatattaaatataattttaaatttattaatcaaacgattgatactttattatatagataaaaatactagttataaattttattattaattcaatcaaaatcatacaaattataactcttttaagttttaataagataaaaattatgtagTATTATAGAAAATccgattttgttgattttaaatagCTTTTTCAGTTTATTGAATTTATCTAGTTTgaccaaatttcaaataaattaatatttatagataGACTGGACTGAATTATGAAACCAAATcagattataaactaattcacgGTTTAATTAGTCAAATCAATTGGTctgatctagttttaaaaatattgctcTAACTTTAAATAAGCAAGattatgtatacatacttttagtagacaatttagatatatagtcgatatgtcattatgtgattaaatattattttatctttaattcaaaatcatttaaccACATAATgttatatcatctatatattcaaaatgtatatcaaaaaatatataaatatatataaaattttattgactttatataaatgtaattaattattttaattaaatacaattttgcTTTTGTCATCCatcaatcaacaaaatttttgaaataaataaaaaactatacatCCAATATTAAGATTAATCTTAAGATTAAATTCgttaattaatttctataatataatacttGTGTAGTGTTGTTGTGTTGGTTTCCCTCCATCTCATACTTTCCctagggggttaaatgtaattttcatGTGACAATGGGATTAAAGAATTTCGTTATGGGATATGGGGTTAATTGTATCTTTAAGATGATTTACAGGaagtcaaaatattttttaaaacaatgagGGGATGAAAGTGATTTTTATGCTATTAGAGATGGACAAAAGTATTTCTCTTAAGCAATCAaggttaatttttaatatttttgtattaaaaaattgtttttctttcttaccTAATCAAATTGACTCATGTGATTGCTATAATTAGGTATGAAGGGCGACGTAGAGAAACATAGGATAATATGATGACTTctgttagaaaaaatatatatataaagaaaataattacaatCCTATCTAATATGACAGACGAAGGATTGATTGCATTATTAAGTCATCATCTATGTATTGAtctcatacaaaatataatttaaataactataaaaCACAAAGATATATTCAATAAGATATATTAGGATATCGAGGATGATGATGTTGTATATTACATTGTCTTTTTTTCAATACAATTTTGACTTATTAATTCCTCTAATTGTGGCAATTACTCcaatttttataaaaccaatcagaatttattatttcaaagcGAAAAAATGTTCGGTGAAACTAGATAACAATTATCAACACATATAACTGATAAACGTTTTAATCCATTGTATGAGGGTCTATATTAATATTCATCAGTAACCAATATTGAAGTTCAGTCATGTCAGGATGATGGAGAGAAGGGCAATTAATCTCTTTGAAATGACCAAGAAAAtgtaacaataatataaatgttgatCTAGATTTGATGAACTTCTCTAGTTTAGACTTACATGGATAGAAGAAGGATAATGTACCAATTTGAGGGTGCTCCGATCATGGTAATGAAATAGATGATATTCTAGTCGATAAATATAAGGCAAATAAGACAATAAATGTTAATCATGGTGTATAAAGTATTGAATGTTATCAATGTTCAAGAATAACTATATTGAATGTGACACCCAAAACCATGATCGAAATAAAGTACAAAAGAAGTTATGATTCAATGCTTTTGCTACCTCTTTTCCTTAGCCTACCAACGTTGTTTACTACTTATGGGATGTGAGAGAAATTGTTGGTTTGCAAGTGATgaatattttcaataagaatGAGGTATTGCAAGATGCATTAAGGATGTACGCTTTGGGGTctagttttcaatttaaaaattataagtcaACATAATATAGATGGGAGATTGAATGTCTTCGTGAACTATGTGGATGTTGTGCAAGGGCATCAAGGTTGAAAGGTTATGAGCACTTCAAATTTTAGCATGTAAATACTCACCACTCCATCTGTGTTAGAATAGGTGTTTAGAGTCAATCATAGAGActaatattgtaatattatttaaccaTTGTATTGTGTTTTCATTcaataaatgacattttttcatCTATATCTCACATCTATAGAGAATGTGTAtgtgattaatatttttaaaatgataaaattatgacaCAAGGATTAATGTGTATTTTGATTATAAGGTCCCCATGTTCATATATGAAGACTAATCTAGAAATGTTTGTAATCCTAACATTATGCTTACAAAGGGCAAAGATAATGTGATAAGATTTTTATCATGTTAAATGACCTTACTAAAGTTAATGATAAACTTTATGTGTCAATGTTATTTGTGACACCCTGTTGCAACACATGGTGGATGTTTATATCAACTAAACTAACCTCCCAATGGATTTCATATAGATAGTAACTctaatatatatgaaacaaatcCTCTAATGGATGACGGTGCATGTGACCTTCAACTTGATATCACCAGATTGTCGTAAACATCAATTGACGTTGTTTGATACTAATCCaacacaattattttattaagacTATCAATATAAGTGTTGTTGGATATTTTGAGAAATACATCATAACAAGGCTCTTCATTAGTgactaataaattataaacgTTTGTGATAATAAAGTATGATTGCGGATTTCAAACCTTCCTTTTAGTGTCAAATTGTAGATTAGATATCTCGTCATCAATTGATGTGCATAATTCAAATCTTTGTGCAAAGTAAGCTATGGTACCAACATTGAGAATCTGTCATATAGGCTTGATATCCTCTATGGTGTGTAGAATAAATTGAatgtaaacaaaaataaaaaaacaaagattttAACATGATTCAGTCGGATAATCGAAGAACCTAATTTCATCATATgttataaattgatatttatacaaCAAAGATATCATAAGAAGGATGAAACCTCCAACAAGGATTATTAAGTAAAAGAAGTGacttttttttgtgtatttagaataatatatttataactttttatattttctctctcttttatgcCTCTTTTTCTCTGTGTTAATTCTCTATATTTGTAGGGcaaaaaaaagaagttatatTCAAAGTATATTctaattgaattaaaacaaaataattacatcgccattatgattttagtttattagTGAGGAGATAGTTTTCACTTATAGgtacaaaagaaaatgatagaaaagTATTCTCATTGACATCGAAGAGATGATTTGTCTAGTAGGGTTTTTATTATTGTCTGAGAGTGGAGAGCGCATTCATATTATTAGGTGGTAAGTGAATAGGAGACGTATCTAATTACACTTAGTTGTGAACGTAATTGTTCAAAATCAGTCAAATAAGGAGAAGCTTTCGGATAGATGCTTTAAAAGTTGGAATTTACCATATAACAGATCCTCTAGTTTGTGGATGAGAATCACCCACCAAGGAAGCTATTAGCAACCCTCAATGAAAGATACATGTGGCTGGAAACATTCAAGGTCTTGAATATTCGTCCGAAATTTCTCCACAAATCTTTGAAAAGACAAAATTCTCTAGTACCACAAACACGAATACAAATACGAGGAAataacacaaatataatattatacttatatatttttaatatacaatttaaatatatatatatatatgacaataCGTcgttatctatatatttaaattctgtataaaatatatatatacataattttatttaatttgataaaaggAATTCTGTTTCTCTTTTGTATATAATGTCCATTAACTAATTAGGTcaacaatttataaattatagcAGGTGCAAACAATTCCATTTTTCCTTCTTGCATTCTTTCTGATGGCATACTTCTTCTGGAAGGTCATCAAAGTTGGCATTTCACCAGCCCTTTTCTATATAATTTCCTTGCTTAGAAGGCCGGCATGGTCAATACAAAGATCACCCACATCAAGATAACTATTTCTTCAACACCAATCTTTTTATTTCTGCCTTCCCATCccactaaaaaaacaaaatacaaaaccaAACAATGGTATCTGAAAAGATAGTGCACCGacaatactataataaaataagattgagCCGACAGGGGTTAGGAATGTTGTTGcatcattttttaaagatttgtgATCATCCTTTGGCTCTCTCTGAAAGTTAAAGCTCAACTTCAAcatcattataatttatacttttGCTTTAATCTCAGATTAATCTTGAGGATCACTGGTTTGCTTTTGCTTACAGTAGCACTTGCTTCATATTcattacattaataataataacaataatgttCAGTTGATCGATCTTCATCGATCGACAACAACAACACTCATATCTCGCAGACACAAAggttcaaaaaatatataaaatccaagaaaaaaaccccaaaaggaaaaaaagggcCAAACATCTTTAATGTACATGCTATTCTgggaatttttttcctttaacatTATTGTAATTTCTACTCTATATAAACATTATTTACTGCAACTGGGTTGAGACATCTGATTCATGCTGCCTTTATGCATTTCTTGGTGCGAACGAAAGGCCAGCAACCATCCTTCTCATGCCTGCATTAAATTAAAGTGTTACTTGCAGCTTAGCACATTTTagatttaaagaaaagattCTGATAACCATCACTTCATATTGCAAAATCTTGGCTTAAAGCAATGCAAAGCACTTCAATTTGTCAAATCGTTTGCCTAATACTGACAAGTGTTCCTGGCTGGGAAATTGGTTTAATTCATTGAGGGAAAGATTGGCTTTACACACCATAAAGTTTTCTGCATATTAGtttgagaaaacaaagaaaaagatctttcttttccttctctctttctttaacCCAGGTTATTCTATAAGATATTAGAGGAAAATCCCCAGATTGTAAGCCTGAAAATACCCagataaacatataaaacattaaattaaacagtATAATATGCGACAAAaagatttatcttttttaacaGATTCTGTATTCCATATAAACAAGATTCCTCCGTTTCATCTTAGAAAAGATTgactgaaaattttcaattcttggaattCTTTAAACTTACCCCGAAACTTTCTCGAGAATATCtccaagaaaaaatatttatgatttataaGGACTATTGAAAGTTGCAGAATCCTGAAAAAATTCACAAGTTCTAAAGCATACCTGCTACTGGAGCTACTACTGCTGCTAACGGTGCTCTTGCCACTCCCACTGTTGCTGCTCAATCCAGTGCTTTCACTGCTGTCACTTGAAACCGAAAATCTCTTCTTCCACCACTCTTTATCAACACTTTTATCAGATCCGTCAGTAACGGGCGACTTGGGAGAAATTTTCGAACTGTTGTTTCTCCCCAAAtcgttcttcttcttctttttcttggaGCCGAACCCAACAGGAAACACCATCTTGAGCAAAAACCCATCAttgctattattattattattattatttaaacttcCGTTTCTCTTAACTTGCACCTTCTTGTAATTCTGATCATTCCTTCTCACTGTTTCCTTCTTATCTCTATTCTCGTCTCTAAAACTTTCTTGTCTATTGCCAACTTCATCAACGGGCTGCTGCTCCACAAGATCCTTCAAAGTAAGCTCATAAGAAGACTCGGGCATTTTACTGACCATTTCCATAAGCTCCCTTTGCCCTCTGGCAATGGCCTGAGCTTTCGACGACGGAGACAAACATCTGTAATTAACTCTCCGATGCTGTGGACTCGCAGTCGGACTTGTCTTCCACAAAGGCGGTGACAAAAACGCAGATTCATTGTTGTCATTCAACGCCACATCCCGTCCACTCATATAACTCGTATAATTCTGCGCCGCTCTTCTCGCCCGGTCACCGTACTCCTTCACATGGTAACCACCATAATTCTTTCCGGGCTCTGCCTTGGGCTCGAACATGgccagtttttttctttttccttcagGAAAGTGAGATATTTTTGGTTGAAAGAAAAACAGAGGATGTGGTTTGTTTGAGGAAGAAATCTGGTAGAGGGATGTTATGGGCACCGACGGTTATGCTAAACTTTGTCTCTTAGCTTTAACAAATTGTTAGGTGGGGTGGGATGTGGAATTTAAAGTCATGGAGTTGCAAATGCACGCTCTTATTTTGTCTTTCGAggaactttattttattttttgtcttttcatgtGGAAGAAAAGCCTggctttaatttttcttttgaccttttttaattaaataaaaatatcatacaCACACTAAATTTATGATTCCAAATGTGTGATACATGATATATCTTCACtcgaaattataatattatcattttaatttatgagtgaaatgataaatgtgattttataaaaaaatatattaaaaaataaaatgattttatttaaaaaaaagtatcgTTTTATAggttaaaagacttatttccacccaagatttatggaaaagtaattatttttttttaaaatttttatttttttctttaataattatcTCGATTTTAGTTAATAAtcaatctttattatattttcttctttgattaGTCTTCTTTCATTAATCAACAATGGATTTATTTTCATCTGATAAAGATTGATATCAGAATATGAGTTTGGAATTTTATCACTTACACAGGAATAAGTCTTTTcgtctattatatatatttactttaaatatataaataacataattatatgtgatgattttaaattaaataataatatatattaatatatattatttatatgttcaaaaaattagatatacataatttgatttaaaaaatctaactaATATCATGGGCAATGATAATGTATAATTAAGATAAGACCGTTTGCAACTTTTCAGGGTATAGTGGAATTAATCTTtcctcttaaaattaaaatttttttatttatttagagcCTCTTGcgtacaaaaattttaaaatgattagaATAATGTTAATTAGCGGCGTTTAGATTGCTGAAATCCTTGTGGCATCATTTGAGGCCTTTTGTTGAagattgtttttgttatttttatagtaattaataattaatcttacTTAACATGGGAGATTAATTAAGTTGCTTGCTTAATCGAATGTAAGTGATAGCTCATAGCTGACGAAGCTTCCACCAAATGGGACAACAGCGAGGATTGTGGTCCTCACCATCCATTCAATAATTTAACCCAAACGTGAAGCCATTtaatattaggccaaaagacttgttcctacCTAAGGTACGGTGGAATTTCAAAATCTCatcttctaatttttaaaagtttcagtatttatttatgagttaatttttattaataattttaattagagttaaaggtaaaatcattattttaataaaattattaaaatatatataattcattatattttatctgatattttaaaaattaatcactttaatcctaccaaagttttctaactttgaaaagttacattctCTCCACCTcataaacctagggtttttatttttttcaaattttggtcgcccttaaaacttttaaaaactgtaGTTTTACCTCTCTTGAACTTCAGTTTTTTCTATCCATCTCGGGCTTTCTCCTTCGCCTGACCAAGCTGACATCGACTTTGTCTTGCCCAAACTATCCATCGATGATGAAAATCATGGGAATGGTTTGTGGGTTTAATCGAGAAATCGTCAAGAGTGGACAATCATTGTGACGGGAAACGAGGAAACCCTAGATGGAGACGTCTCTTTGTCAATAGATCTCTGTCCAAGAAGAGACAATAACGATGCTAGAGATGTTCCCAGACACAAGCTCAACCACTAGAGAAGAGAACTGGACTAAAGTTAACTAGAGAGACTTGAAGAATAGAACACGTGCAACAATCGTCAAAAGGAGTAGTCTATGGATAAGATGCAACTGTGGGAGGTTGCAAAAATATGGGGTGACGATTGTGAGAGAAAAAATTTGTGGGGGTGAGATGTAAATGgccaaatagtaaagaaaaaccctaaaattgctaaatgacattttaaaccCTAATAGTAACAATTGGCATTTAAATTTTCGAAAGTTTATGAACATAAATTTGGATGTACACTGAGCCTGGGGTAGGAAAAAGTCCTTCGGCTTACtttcaactttattttttctgtttgtaaTCTCTTTTTATGAACGCATGGAGCCCAATTGATGAATTATTCACTTTTTATGCAAGTTTGTAACAGTTGATTGACTTTTCCTTTTACTTTACTCTAGACAAAAACGCACATAATCTTCCTTTTTCTCACCAAacttaatcaataaattaattggaACCATTTTGTCCTTTTTATGTCTGATTTATAAAGCCCCCAGAATTACCTGTCCAGGTAAAATTAAACATTTGGACCAATACAGTGTTCAGTTCAGGTGAGATCTTtcgtcaaaaaaaaaaattaacattcgAATCACTTATATCCATCgtctttaattattaattttcaccCAAAACGGGCGAAATCATAAGttttttcaactcttttaattttaatcacaaaacccaaaatttatttcttttaccaAAAAGGCATAATAGTTTTAAAACCCGATCAatgatcaaatcaattattttattagtttacaGTTCAATCGATTCAATCAGATAAccaattgatttaatatattattaaattattatgtatttattaaataatatcaaatatttataacatttttgaaacataaaatatataaaatataatttcaaatatattaattaaacaaataacaCTCTAtcatatagataa
This is a stretch of genomic DNA from Mangifera indica cultivar Alphonso chromosome 11, CATAS_Mindica_2.1, whole genome shotgun sequence. It encodes these proteins:
- the LOC123228620 gene encoding signal transducer and activator of transcription B-like, with translation MFEPKAEPGKNYGGYHVKEYGDRARRAAQNYTSYMSGRDVALNDNNESAFLSPPLWKTSPTASPQHRRVNYRCLSPSSKAQAIARGQRELMEMVSKMPESSYELTLKDLVEQQPVDEVGNRQESFRDENRDKKETVRRNDQNYKKVQVKRNGSLNNNNNNNSNDGFLLKMVFPVGFGSKKKKKKNDLGRNNSSKISPKSPVTDGSDKSVDKEWWKKRFSVSSDSSESTGLSSNSGSGKSTVSSSSSSSSRHEKDGCWPFVRTKKCIKAA